Proteins encoded within one genomic window of Sebastes fasciatus isolate fSebFas1 chromosome 18, fSebFas1.pri, whole genome shotgun sequence:
- the LOC141756497 gene encoding dihydrolipoyllysine-residue succinyltransferase component of 2-oxoglutarate dehydrogenase complex, mitochondrial-like, with product MLSRSRCAYRTLGRSLSAVSQANNVLVRQSVSGLPVCSQLVYRNSQPCEFPSSANVFHIRYFKTSAVHRDEVVTVKTPAFAESVSEGDVRWEKAVGDSVSEDEVVCEIETDKTSVQVPAPASGVIEELLVPDGGKVEGGTPLFKLRKGAVAAKAAPSPAADAPAAAPPPPPPPSAPTAMPPVPQQPAQAKPVSAIKPKAAAPAPPPPAAGSRGENRVKMNRMRLRIAQRLKEAQETCAMLTTFNEVDMGNIQDMRNLYKDAFLKKHNIKLGFMSAFVKAAAYALTDQPAVNAVIDDTTKEIVYRDYVDISVAVATPKGLVVPVIRNVETMDFADIEKTINALGEKARNNELAVEDMDGGTFTISNGGVFGSMFGTPIINPPQSAILGMHGIFDRPVAINGKVEIRPMMYVALTYDHRLVDGREAVLFLRKIKAVVEDPRVLLLDM from the exons atgttatcaCGATCCAGATGTGCATACCGGACGCTCGGTCGCTCTCTGTCAGCGGTGAGCCAG GCCAATAATGTGCTGGTTCGACAAAGTGTATCAG GCCTCCCTGTCTGCAGCCAGCTAGTTTACAGGAATTCACAACC ATGTGAATTTCCATCATCAGCGAATGTCTTCCACATCAGATACTTCAAGACATCTGCTGTTCACA gGGATGAGGTCGTCACAGTCAAAACTCCTGCGTTCGCAGAGTCTGTTTCAGAGGGGGATGTGAGGTGGGAGAAAG cTGTGGGTGACTCAGTGTCAGAAGATGAAGTGGTGTGTGAAATTGAGACTGACAAG ACCTCAGTACAAGTCCCCGCTCCAGCAAGTGGTGTGATTGAGGAACTGCTGGTGCCTGATGGAGGGAAGGTAGAAGGAGGGACGCCGCTCTTCAAACTCCGGAAAGGAG CTGTTGCTGCCAAAGCTGCTCCGTCTCCAGCTGCAGATGCACCGGCTGCAgcgcctccacctccaccaccaccttcAGCACCCACTGCCATGCCTCCAGTGCCACAGCAGCCTGCCCAAGCCAAACCTG TTTCTGCCATCAAGCCCAAAGCTGCAGCTCCAGCACCACCTCCTCCAGCTGCAGGATCCAGAGGAGAAAACAGg GTCAAGATGAACCGTATGAGGTTGAGGATCGCCCAGAGGCTAAAGGAGGCTCAGGAAACCTGCGCCATGTTGACCACCTTCAACGAGGTGGACATGGG CAACATTCAGGACATGAGGAACCTCTATAAGGATGCTTTCTTAAAGAAGCACAACATCAAACTGGGATTTATGTCGGCGTTTGTGAAAGCTGCAGCGTACGCTCTGACTGACCAACCTGCTGTCAATGCCG TTATTGATGATACAACCAAAGAGATTGTCTACAGGGATTATGTAGACATTAGCGTCGCTGTGGCAACTCCAAAG GGGCTTGTTGTACCGGTGATCCGTAATGTTGAGACCATGGACTTTGCTGACATTGAGAAAACCATTAACGCATTGGGAGAAAAG GCTCGTAACAATGAGCTCGCTGTTGAAGATATGGATGGAGGCACCTTCACCATCAGCAACGGTGGCGTGTTTGGCTCCATGTTTGGCACGCCCATCATCAACCCCCCGCAGTCTGCCATCCTGGGCATGCATGGCATCTTCGACCGACCTGTGGCCATCAATGGCAAG GTTGAGATCCGGCCCATGATGTACGTGGCGCTGACGTACGACCACCGACTCGTCGACGGCAGAGAAGCGGTCCTTTTCTTACGCAAGATCAAAGCGGTGGTGGAAGATCCACGAGTGCTTCTTCTGGACATGTGA
- the LOC141755987 gene encoding uncharacterized protein LOC141755987 isoform X2 — protein sequence MDQCEEEINEDQQQSDLPTMSQDQLEEVKEKPTQGHEAETDLDTDSGCSQKPSLSCAEWYLRACRRTGVVPASPFLRQLGKANINLNHYGLGPLGVKALAIALKHDNDVTNLELEDNGVQSEGARYLMEMLQRNVSIRSLNLSNNQLQLAGAISISKMLLDNYYIKSIKLSGNDFDDFAVKYLADAFEENYMINEVDLSHNKFCEVGGQHLGHMIATNIGIEVLNLSWNHIRMSGAVALLAGLRVNSTLEQLLLSWNGFGKVEAESLGQALRHNSNLVLLDLSSNHIDDKAVTLLCKGLAVNKTLRVLKLSHNPMTNIGALTLLKTVINNMESAVEEIDISTVFVGEAFVELLEEARQKRPALDVKYNIVTSVTKNSSALQIFQKFLKERNESVADFFLALDEEGTMKVPAAAFRKAVKQLAWLVRKFDKNCTGNINYKNWCV from the exons ATGGATCAGTGTGAAGAGGAGATCAATGAGGACCAGCAGCAGTCAGACCTGCCCACAATGAGCCAGGATCAGCTGGAGGAGGTCAAGGAGAAGCCCACCCAGGGTCATGAGGCCGAGACTGATCTGGATACAGACA GTGGCTGCAGTCAGAAGCCGAGTTTGTCCTGTGCAGAGTGGTACCTGCGGGCCTGTCGGCGGACGGGAGTCGTTCCGGCATCCCCCTTCCTCCGTCAATTGGGCAAAGCCAATATCAACCTGAACCATTATGGTTTAGGACCTCTGGGGGTCAAAGCTCTGGCCATAGCTCTGAAG catGACAATGATGTCACCAACCTTGAGCTGGAGGACAACGGTGTTCAGTCAGAGGGGGCACGCTACCTGATGGAGATGCTTCAAAGAAACGTCAGCATCCGGAGTCTA AATCTTTCCAACAACCAGCTGCAGCTTGCAGGAGCGATCAGCATCTCCAAAATGCTGTTAGACAACTACTACATCAAATCCATCAAACTATCAG GAAATGATTTTGATGACTTTGCTGTTAAATACCTGGCTGATGCTTTCGAG GAGAACTATATGATCAACGAGGTGGACCTCAGTCACAACAAGTTCTGTGAAGTAGGAGGACAACACCTGGGTCACATGATAG CCACAAATATAGGCATTGAAGTCCTGAATTTGAGCTGGAACCACATTCGTATGAGTGGTGCAGTGGCTTTGTTAGCCGGGCTGAGG GTGAACTCGACTCTGGAGCAACTCCTGCTGTCGTGGAACGGTTTTGGCAAAGTCGAGGCGGAGTCACTGGGTCAAGCGCTGAGACACAACAGCAACCTGGTGCTGCTGGACCTCAGCAGTAACCATATAGACGACAAGGCTGTGACTCTTCTCTGCAAGGGCCTGGCCGTCAACAAAACCCTCAGGGTCCTCAAG CTTTCCCATAACCCCATGACAAATATCGGAGCTCTGACGCTGCTCAAAACAGTTATAAACAACATGGAATCAGCCGTGGAGGAGATTGATATTTCT ACGGTATTTGTTGGTGAGGCCTTTGTGGAGCTGCTGGAAGAAGCCCGTCAGAAGCGCCCTGCTTTGGATGTTAAGTACAACATCGTGACCTCCGTCACCAAGAACTCATCTGCCCTTCAGATCTTTCAG AAATTCCTTAAAGAGAGAAATGAGAGCGTGGCGGATTTCTTCCTAGCTCTGGATGAAGAAGGAACCATGAAAGTCCCCGCCGCTGCCTTCAGGAAGGCTGTAAAG CAGCTGGCGTGGTTGGTCAGGAAGTTTGACAAGAACTGCACAGGCAACATCAACTACAAGAACTGGTGTGTGTAG
- the LOC141756498 gene encoding prospero homeobox protein 1-like, producing the protein MNPSVWSKGMYSSSSICLDGYTAEHLSVLSDVSGVSMSLHKDSEDTKMLPASVYYSSGDAASNVELNPSRDNTAGHLPTRRHPSPAATSCGPHEWSLNSGHRAKRARVENIIKGMTGSPGMHCTEGSDGMQENERSQDQELVGRSGSGSQTTRKQLESQYHHLRQLRTRFNHVDGVTDTVDCSKEEKHPTWDDSHRDEFTDSYSEFLSSSSRKHQGWKKVKLMNYFHSKSERIKLMADVLKYELSRAVSRSVDSIFKSMPLLQTLPNNEENADTDVPLQPSVGKEGKLGVSCCGNAEVPDVQTEALSLVVEKPRLERADKFILQSRSRAPHRPKSPVPFCLDTPLREDQLSEKSHDTLRCLRDGCPEISRAKFERFDAHWNPVKVRSKVNSRCVRSPQTVSVSVDPMLLESLRLPHVKIESDCLMKNNLYMLNEGLTTNHLKKAKLMFFYTRYPSSLVLKLCFHDVQFTRCITSQLIKWFSNFREFFYIQMEKFARHALIEGVADVRGLTVGRESELFRALNVHYNKANDFQVPDRFLEVTEITLREFYIAISMGKDRDPSWKKAIYKVICKLDSDVPAEFKSHPSG; encoded by the exons ATGAATCCAAGCGTTTGGAGCAAAGGTATGTATTCCTCCAGCAGCATTTGCCTTGACGGCTACACTGCAGAGCATCTCTCCGTACTTTCAGATGTGTCAGGTGTTTCTATGTCCTTACACAAAGACAGTGAGGACACAAAAATGCTACCGGCAAGTGTTTATTACAGCAGCGGTGATGCTGCCTCAAATGTAGAGCTCAATCCATCTAGAGACAACACTGCTGGACATTTACCCACGAGGAGGCACCCATCTCCTGCAGCCACTTCTTGTGGTCCCCATGAGTGGAGCTTAAACAGTGGCCATAGAGCCAAGCGTGCCAGAGTAGAGAACATCATCAAAGGCATGACCGGCTCTCCTGGTATGCACTGCACAGAGGGGTCAGACGGCATGCAGGAAAATGAAAGGAGTCAAGATCAGGAGCTCGtgggaaggagtggatctggcaGCCAGACGACAAGGAAGCAGCTTGAGAGTCAGTATCATCACCTCAGACAGCTCAGGACAAGGTTCAACCATGTGGATGGAGTCACTGACACTGTAGACTGTAGTAAGGAGGAGAAACATCCCACCTGGGACGATTCTCACAGGGACGAATTTACAGATTCATACAGTGAGTTTCTGAGCAGCTCAAGTAGGAAACATCAAGGATGGAAGAAGGTGAAGCTGATGAACTACTTCCACTCCAAATCTGAGAGAATAAAGCTGATGGCAGATGTTTTAAAGTACGAACTGTCCAGAGCGGTCAGCAGGAGCGTTGACTCTATTTTCAAAAGCATGCCGCTTCTACAGACGTTGCCAAACAATGAGGAAAACGCAGACACTGATGTGCCTCTTCAGCCATCAGTTGGTAAAGAGGGTAAATTAGGAGTTTCCTGTTGTGGTAATGCAGAAGTCCCAGATGTTCAAACCGAAGCTCTGTCTCTTGTTGTGGAGAAGCCTCGACTGGAAAGAGCCGACAAGTTCATCCTCCAGTCCAGATCAAGAGCTCCCCATCGTCCCAAATCTCCAGTCCCCTTCTGTCTTGACACACCACTGCGTGAAGATCAGCTGTCAGAGAAGAGTCACGACACCCTCAGGTGCTTGCGAGATGGATGCCCCGAAATTAGTCGAGCAAAGTTTGAGAGGTTTGACGCACACTGGAATCCGGTAAaagtgaggtcaaaggtcaactccAGATGTGTTAGAAGCCCACAGACTGTGTCAGTGTCAGTGGATCCCATGCTGTTGGAAAGCCTGCGTCTCCCTCATGTCAAGATTGAGTCTGATTGCCTGATGAAGAACAACCTGTACATGCTGAAT GAGGGTCTGACCACAAATCACCTGAAGAAAGCAAAGCTCATGTTCTTCTACACTCGCTACCCGAGCTCACTGGTCCTGAAGTTGTGTTTCCATGATGTGCAG TTCACGCGCTGCATCACCTCTCAGCTCATCAAGTGGTTCAGTAACTTCAGGGAGTTTTTCTACATCCAGATGGAGAAGTTCGCCCGGCACGCTCTCATAGAAGGAGTGGCCGACGTCAGAGGTCTGACTGTGGGGAGAGAATCAGAACTTTTCAGAGCTCTCAACGTGCACTACAACAAGGCCAACGACTTCCAG GTTCCTGACAGATTCTTGGAGGTTACCGAGATTACACTGAGAGAATTTTACATTGCCATTTCAATGGGCAAAGATCGTGATCCATCGTGGAAGAAAGCAATCTACAAGGTGATCTGTAAACTGGACAGTGACGTACCAGCTGAGTTCAAAAGTCATCCCTCTGGATGA
- the LOC141755987 gene encoding uncharacterized protein LOC141755987 isoform X1 — protein MDQCEEEINEDQQQSDLPTMSQDQLEEVKEKPTQGHEAETDLDTDSGCSQKPSLSCAEWYLRACRRTGVVPASPFLRQLGKANINLNHYGLGPLGVKALAIALKHDNDVTNLELEDNGVQSEGARYLMEMLQRNVSIRSLNLSNNQLQLAGAISISKMLLDNYYIKSIKLSGNDFDDFAVKYLADAFEENYMINEVDLSHNKFCEVGGQHLGHMIATNIGIEVLNLSWNHIRMSGAVALLAGLRVNSTLEQLLLSWNGFGKVEAESLGQALRHNSNLVLLDLSSNHIDDKAVTLLCKGLAVNKTLRVLKLSHNPMTNIGALTLLKTVINNMESAVEEIDISTVFVGEAFVELLEEARQKRPALDVKYNIVTSVTKNSSALQIFQKFLKERNESVADFFLALDEEGTMKVPAAAFRKAVKAAHVPLDQQQLAWLVRKFDKNCTGNINYKNWCV, from the exons ATGGATCAGTGTGAAGAGGAGATCAATGAGGACCAGCAGCAGTCAGACCTGCCCACAATGAGCCAGGATCAGCTGGAGGAGGTCAAGGAGAAGCCCACCCAGGGTCATGAGGCCGAGACTGATCTGGATACAGACA GTGGCTGCAGTCAGAAGCCGAGTTTGTCCTGTGCAGAGTGGTACCTGCGGGCCTGTCGGCGGACGGGAGTCGTTCCGGCATCCCCCTTCCTCCGTCAATTGGGCAAAGCCAATATCAACCTGAACCATTATGGTTTAGGACCTCTGGGGGTCAAAGCTCTGGCCATAGCTCTGAAG catGACAATGATGTCACCAACCTTGAGCTGGAGGACAACGGTGTTCAGTCAGAGGGGGCACGCTACCTGATGGAGATGCTTCAAAGAAACGTCAGCATCCGGAGTCTA AATCTTTCCAACAACCAGCTGCAGCTTGCAGGAGCGATCAGCATCTCCAAAATGCTGTTAGACAACTACTACATCAAATCCATCAAACTATCAG GAAATGATTTTGATGACTTTGCTGTTAAATACCTGGCTGATGCTTTCGAG GAGAACTATATGATCAACGAGGTGGACCTCAGTCACAACAAGTTCTGTGAAGTAGGAGGACAACACCTGGGTCACATGATAG CCACAAATATAGGCATTGAAGTCCTGAATTTGAGCTGGAACCACATTCGTATGAGTGGTGCAGTGGCTTTGTTAGCCGGGCTGAGG GTGAACTCGACTCTGGAGCAACTCCTGCTGTCGTGGAACGGTTTTGGCAAAGTCGAGGCGGAGTCACTGGGTCAAGCGCTGAGACACAACAGCAACCTGGTGCTGCTGGACCTCAGCAGTAACCATATAGACGACAAGGCTGTGACTCTTCTCTGCAAGGGCCTGGCCGTCAACAAAACCCTCAGGGTCCTCAAG CTTTCCCATAACCCCATGACAAATATCGGAGCTCTGACGCTGCTCAAAACAGTTATAAACAACATGGAATCAGCCGTGGAGGAGATTGATATTTCT ACGGTATTTGTTGGTGAGGCCTTTGTGGAGCTGCTGGAAGAAGCCCGTCAGAAGCGCCCTGCTTTGGATGTTAAGTACAACATCGTGACCTCCGTCACCAAGAACTCATCTGCCCTTCAGATCTTTCAG AAATTCCTTAAAGAGAGAAATGAGAGCGTGGCGGATTTCTTCCTAGCTCTGGATGAAGAAGGAACCATGAAAGTCCCCGCCGCTGCCTTCAGGAAGGCTGTAAAG GCAGCTCACGTACCTCTGGATCAGCAGCAGCTGGCGTGGTTGGTCAGGAAGTTTGACAAGAACTGCACAGGCAACATCAACTACAAGAACTGGTGTGTGTAG